One region of Streptomyces rishiriensis genomic DNA includes:
- a CDS encoding sensor histidine kinase — MSRRSGSRFGSVRARATLGATLVVAVALLAAGTAVLLSLRSSLTGQAGGQAERSARTVAAQLALGTPYDMLSSLDDDDRVVQVVDANGGQTAATEDLERISGAGTSAVRAEEDAGEDAGDDGGVGGVTGANGESGGFDDDSSPDSLDPGEVGDDTRFSAGSATVDGDTADYRFAAVDVRDPNKGRLTVYAGASLAAEQSAVRTALTVMLIGLPLLLAVVAAVTWLVTRRALRPVEGIRREMAAITAAADLTRRVPEPDTHDEVARLARTTNETLAALETSVERQRRFVADASHELRSPIASLRTQLEVGVAHPALLDVPGAVEDTVRLQRLAADLLLLARLDAGEGPVAGARVDLAALVREEAAGRPGVVVRAKPAEPEPVEPEPVEPEPVEVAGSRGQLGRVLANLLDNAHRHARSAVTVTVRRAGGQALVEVADDGEGVPEADRERIFERFVRLDDARGRDDGGAGLGLAIARDVAVRHGGTLTVRETPAGGALFELRLPIARTDRPDHPV, encoded by the coding sequence CGGCGCCACGCTCGTGGTCGCCGTGGCGCTCCTCGCGGCGGGGACGGCCGTGCTGCTGTCCCTGCGGTCCAGTCTGACCGGCCAGGCCGGCGGACAGGCGGAGCGCTCCGCGCGGACCGTCGCCGCCCAACTGGCCCTCGGCACGCCGTACGACATGCTCTCCTCGCTGGACGACGACGACCGGGTCGTCCAGGTCGTCGACGCGAACGGCGGGCAGACCGCCGCCACCGAGGACCTGGAGCGGATCAGCGGCGCCGGCACGAGCGCGGTGCGGGCGGAGGAGGACGCCGGGGAGGACGCGGGAGACGACGGCGGCGTGGGCGGGGTGACCGGGGCGAACGGCGAGAGCGGCGGCTTCGACGACGACTCCTCCCCCGACTCGCTCGACCCCGGTGAGGTCGGTGACGACACCCGCTTCAGTGCGGGTTCCGCCACCGTCGACGGCGACACGGCCGACTACCGTTTCGCCGCCGTGGACGTCCGGGACCCGAACAAGGGACGGCTCACCGTGTACGCGGGTGCGTCCCTGGCGGCTGAACAGAGCGCGGTGCGGACCGCCCTCACCGTCATGCTGATCGGCCTTCCCCTGCTGCTCGCCGTGGTCGCCGCAGTGACCTGGCTGGTCACCCGGCGGGCGCTGCGTCCGGTCGAGGGCATCCGGCGGGAGATGGCCGCGATCACCGCCGCCGCCGATCTGACCCGCCGGGTGCCCGAGCCGGACACCCATGACGAGGTCGCCCGGCTGGCCCGCACGACGAACGAGACGCTGGCCGCGCTGGAGACCTCGGTGGAACGCCAGCGCCGGTTCGTCGCCGACGCCTCGCACGAGCTGCGCAGCCCCATCGCCTCGCTGCGCACCCAGCTCGAAGTGGGCGTCGCGCACCCGGCGCTGCTGGATGTGCCGGGCGCGGTCGAGGACACCGTACGGCTCCAGCGGCTGGCCGCCGACCTGCTGCTGCTCGCTCGGCTGGACGCGGGGGAGGGGCCGGTGGCCGGCGCGCGGGTGGATCTGGCGGCGCTGGTCCGGGAGGAGGCGGCCGGGCGGCCGGGCGTGGTCGTGCGGGCGAAACCCGCGGAGCCGGAGCCCGTGGAACCGGAGCCCGTGGAGCCGGAGCCCGTGGAGGTGGCCGGATCGCGGGGGCAGCTGGGGCGGGTGCTGGCCAACTTGCTCGACAACGCGCACCGGCACGCCCGTTCGGCCGTCACCGTGACCGTGCGCAGGGCCGGCGGGCAGGCCCTCGTCGAGGTCGCCGACGACGGGGAAGGCGTGCCCGAGGCGGACCGGGAGCGGATCTTCGAGCGGTTCGTACGGCTCGACGACGCCCGCGGCCGTGACGACGGCGGGGCGGGCCTCGGCCTGGCGATCGCCCGCGACGTGGCCGTCCGGCACGGTGGCACGCTCACGGTCCGGGAGACGCCGGCAGGCGGAGCCCTGTTCGAGCTCCGCCTGCCGATCGCCCGGACCGATCGCCCGGACCACCCCGTCTAG
- a CDS encoding MarR family winged helix-turn-helix transcriptional regulator has translation METETATRWLTDAEQCAWRTHLEVNRLLTYQLEKDLQPFGLTMNDYEILVNLSESEGVRMRMSDLASATLQSKSRLSHQITRMESANLVRRENCESDRRGLYAVLTEHGMETMQKVAPHHVESVRRHFVDLLSPEATTELSKALKPVAEHLRGQRGRP, from the coding sequence ATGGAGACCGAAACGGCCACGCGCTGGCTGACCGATGCGGAGCAGTGCGCCTGGCGCACCCACCTGGAGGTCAACAGGCTGTTGACGTACCAGCTCGAAAAGGATCTCCAACCGTTCGGCCTGACCATGAACGACTACGAGATCCTGGTGAATCTCTCCGAGTCGGAGGGCGTCCGGATGCGGATGAGCGACCTCGCGTCCGCCACCCTCCAGTCCAAGAGCCGTCTCTCGCACCAGATCACCCGTATGGAGAGCGCCAACCTGGTGCGCCGTGAGAATTGCGAGTCCGACCGGCGCGGCCTGTACGCGGTCCTGACCGAGCACGGCATGGAGACGATGCAGAAGGTCGCCCCTCATCACGTGGAATCCGTGCGGCGGCACTTCGTCGACCTCCTCTCCCCCGAGGCCACTACGGAACTGTCCAAGGCCCTGAAGCCCGTCGCGGAACACCTCCGCGGGCAGCGGGGACGCCCGTGA
- a CDS encoding AIM24 family protein, whose product MYGAPGGGPAVHDPMTLPVDDNVNSYTFCVELKGSQWFLQKGKMIAYYGSIDFNGIGHGRLDRLVRTSFHSPLHASDWVVAEGSGKMLLADRAFDVNSYDLDDGNLTIRSGNLLAFQPTLSLKQSIVPGFLTLIGTGKFVAASNGPVVFMEPPIRVDPQALVGWADCPSPCHHYDHGYMTGLMGGLRALTGLGGASGEEHQFEFVGAGTVLLQSTELLMAEQATGAVPHEPGVPGGGAGPGGHGGHGGQTGAPRLPGQLGDLQRRFGL is encoded by the coding sequence ATGTACGGGGCTCCGGGCGGCGGCCCGGCGGTGCACGACCCGATGACCTTGCCGGTCGACGACAACGTGAACAGCTACACCTTCTGCGTGGAGCTCAAGGGGAGCCAGTGGTTCCTCCAGAAGGGGAAGATGATCGCCTACTACGGGTCGATCGACTTCAACGGCATCGGACACGGCCGTCTGGACCGCCTGGTGCGGACTTCGTTCCATTCGCCACTGCACGCAAGCGACTGGGTCGTGGCGGAGGGTTCGGGCAAGATGCTCCTCGCCGACCGGGCCTTCGACGTGAATTCGTACGACCTGGACGACGGCAACCTGACCATTCGCTCGGGCAATCTGCTCGCTTTTCAGCCAACTCTGTCGCTCAAGCAGTCGATCGTGCCGGGATTTCTCACGCTGATCGGAACCGGCAAGTTCGTCGCGGCATCTAACGGCCCGGTGGTGTTCATGGAACCCCCGATCCGGGTCGACCCGCAGGCGCTCGTCGGCTGGGCCGACTGCCCCTCCCCGTGCCATCACTACGACCATGGGTACATGACCGGGCTGATGGGCGGTCTACGTGCGCTGACAGGGCTCGGAGGGGCTTCCGGGGAGGAGCACCAGTTCGAGTTCGTGGGGGCCGGGACGGTGCTGCTCCAGTCGACCGAGCTGCTCATGGCCGAGCAGGCGACGGGGGCGGTTCCGCACGAGCCGGGAGTGCCCGGCGGCGGCGCCGGACCTGGTGGGCACGGTGGCCACGGAGGGCAAACCGGCGCACCGCGCCTTCCCGGACAGCTGGGGGACCTCCAGCGTCGCTTCGGGCTGTGA
- a CDS encoding AIM24 family protein: MTFREINSKMVEATVVPGQRLFSQRGAMLAYRGEVAFTPNVQGGQGGVMSMIGRRLANEDTPLMTVEGSGTVLFGHGGHHVQVIRLTGDTLYVEADRLLAFEGTLQQGTMFLGSQGGVMGMVRGQVSGQGLFTTTLKGHGAVAVMAHGGVFEVPITPQRPVHVDPQAYVAHHGDVRNKLSTALGWRDMVGRGSGEAFQLELSGSGAVFVQASEEKL, translated from the coding sequence ATGACCTTCCGCGAGATCAACTCCAAGATGGTCGAGGCGACCGTCGTCCCCGGCCAGCGGCTCTTCAGCCAGCGCGGCGCCATGCTCGCCTACCGCGGCGAGGTGGCCTTCACCCCCAACGTCCAGGGCGGGCAGGGCGGGGTGATGTCCATGATCGGGCGGCGGCTCGCCAACGAGGACACCCCCCTGATGACCGTCGAGGGCAGCGGCACGGTCCTCTTCGGTCACGGCGGCCACCACGTCCAGGTCATCCGGCTCACCGGCGACACCCTGTACGTCGAGGCGGACCGCCTGCTCGCCTTCGAGGGCACCCTCCAGCAGGGCACGATGTTCCTGGGCTCGCAGGGCGGGGTCATGGGCATGGTCCGCGGCCAGGTCAGCGGGCAGGGTCTGTTCACCACCACCCTGAAGGGGCACGGAGCCGTCGCCGTGATGGCCCACGGCGGGGTCTTCGAGGTCCCGATCACCCCCCAGCGCCCGGTCCATGTCGACCCCCAGGCCTATGTCGCCCACCACGGCGATGTCCGCAACAAGCTGTCGACGGCGCTGGGCTGGCGGGACATGGTGGGGCGGGGCTCCGGCGAGGCGTTCCAGCTGGAGCTGAGCGGCAGCGGTGCGGTGTTCGTCCAGGCGTCGGAGGAGAAGCTGTGA
- a CDS encoding AIM24 family protein, which yields MFRLQGSKVLAVDVTGDAVKAKNGSMVAYDGQMAFKKLSGGGEGIRGMVTRRLTGEQMTMMEVRGQGTCWLADRASEINLVQLHGDKLYVESSNLLATDAGLRTGTSFTGLRGATQGNGLFTTTVEGTGQAAITSDGPAVVLRVSPQYPLTVDPGAYVAHQGNVRQTFQSGVTFRTFMGEGGGEAFQIRFEGDGLVYVQPSERNTIAGDV from the coding sequence ATGTTTCGACTTCAAGGCAGCAAGGTGCTGGCCGTCGACGTGACCGGGGACGCCGTGAAGGCCAAGAACGGCTCGATGGTCGCGTACGACGGGCAGATGGCGTTCAAGAAGCTCAGCGGCGGCGGTGAGGGCATCCGGGGGATGGTCACCCGCAGGCTCACCGGCGAGCAGATGACCATGATGGAGGTGAGGGGGCAGGGCACCTGCTGGCTGGCCGATCGCGCCTCCGAGATCAACCTCGTCCAGCTCCACGGGGACAAGCTCTACGTCGAGTCGAGCAACCTGCTCGCGACCGACGCAGGCCTCAGGACCGGGACGAGCTTCACCGGACTGCGCGGCGCGACCCAGGGCAACGGACTGTTCACGACGACCGTCGAGGGCACCGGCCAGGCGGCCATCACCTCGGACGGGCCGGCCGTGGTGCTGCGCGTCAGTCCGCAGTACCCGCTGACGGTCGACCCCGGCGCCTATGTCGCGCACCAGGGCAACGTCCGGCAGACCTTCCAGTCCGGTGTGACCTTCCGCACGTTCATGGGCGAGGGCGGCGGCGAGGCCTTCCAGATCCGGTTCGAGGGGGACGGCCTGGTGTACGTCCAGCCGAGCGAGCGCAACACGATCGCGGGGGATGTGTGA
- a CDS encoding DUF3817 domain-containing protein: MDLKTASALRRLRLVSAPEAVSFLLLLVCSVLKRTTDFNAVPVMGMVHGVLFVLYVLFWADAWNRAKWPFGTAALYFVLSFLPTGGFFAERKLRREAEDAVIASRARRESAAKA, encoded by the coding sequence GTGGACCTGAAGACAGCCTCCGCCCTCCGCCGCCTGCGCCTGGTCTCCGCCCCCGAGGCCGTGTCCTTCCTTCTCCTGCTGGTCTGCTCGGTGCTGAAGCGGACCACGGACTTCAACGCGGTGCCCGTGATGGGCATGGTCCACGGCGTGCTGTTCGTCCTGTACGTGCTCTTCTGGGCGGATGCCTGGAACCGCGCGAAGTGGCCCTTCGGGACCGCGGCCCTCTACTTCGTCCTTTCGTTCCTGCCGACCGGCGGTTTCTTCGCCGAGCGCAAGCTGCGCCGGGAGGCCGAGGACGCGGTCATCGCCTCCCGCGCCCGCCGGGAATCGGCGGCGAAGGCATGA
- a CDS encoding MTH1187 family thiamine-binding protein: MIVAFSVTPLGVGEDVGDYVADAVRVVRASGLPNRTDAMFTSVEGEWDEVMDVVKRAVAAVEERAPRVSLVLKADIRPGVTDGLTSKVETVERHLGERSE, encoded by the coding sequence ATGATCGTCGCGTTCTCGGTCACGCCGCTGGGTGTCGGCGAGGACGTCGGTGACTACGTCGCCGACGCCGTCCGGGTCGTCCGGGCGTCCGGTCTCCCGAACCGCACCGACGCCATGTTCACCTCCGTCGAGGGCGAATGGGACGAGGTCATGGACGTCGTCAAGCGTGCCGTGGCCGCCGTCGAGGAACGGGCCCCACGTGTCTCCCTGGTCCTCAAGGCCGACATCCGCCCCGGTGTGACGGACGGCCTGACCTCCAAGGTGGAGACGGTGGAACGGCATCTGGGGGAGCGTTCGGAGTAG
- a CDS encoding matrixin family metalloprotease, whose amino-acid sequence MAGRRGPGPVGRMVTAFLVAASLSVVCVGEAPRPPACALVGGELTVDDLPAGSSVLDCLAVGRVVTHEGAGVAVPEPGTTVSVDALTVDGSAHGFTLTVAADGTVSYTYEAAHTAAHTAAAAGRARADAPAPCADGAYSTAGRKEYGTYEWFIGDGPLPGRLSRAGGRRAFEDAIATITTSRNDCGYDDTVTARARFLSSTGNEAGIDRAARCTRRDGLSVWDAGDIGAEAVATTCSWSRPVPDGPEELLEADVRFNTHDFPFTNRPSGGCTHAYDIRSVATHEAGHVFGLGHSGAGHENLTMYADSFACSTDARTLGKGDVLGLRSLY is encoded by the coding sequence GTGGCAGGGCGGCGCGGACCGGGACCGGTCGGCAGGATGGTCACGGCGTTCCTGGTGGCGGCATCGCTGTCGGTGGTCTGCGTGGGGGAGGCGCCCCGGCCGCCCGCCTGCGCACTCGTCGGGGGCGAGCTGACCGTGGACGACCTGCCCGCCGGCTCGTCCGTGCTCGACTGTCTCGCGGTCGGCCGGGTGGTCACCCACGAGGGCGCCGGAGTGGCGGTGCCCGAACCCGGCACGACGGTCAGCGTCGACGCGCTCACGGTGGACGGCTCGGCGCACGGTTTCACCCTGACGGTCGCCGCCGACGGAACGGTCTCCTACACCTACGAGGCGGCCCACACGGCGGCCCACACGGCGGCCGCCGCCGGCCGGGCCCGCGCCGACGCGCCCGCCCCCTGCGCCGACGGCGCCTACTCCACCGCGGGGCGCAAGGAGTACGGCACCTACGAGTGGTTCATCGGCGACGGCCCCCTGCCCGGCCGGCTGTCCCGCGCCGGAGGCCGACGCGCCTTCGAGGACGCCATCGCCACCATCACCACGAGCCGCAACGACTGCGGCTACGACGACACCGTCACGGCGAGGGCCAGGTTCCTGTCGTCGACAGGCAACGAGGCCGGCATCGACCGCGCGGCCCGCTGCACCCGCCGGGACGGTCTGAGCGTGTGGGACGCGGGCGACATCGGCGCCGAGGCCGTCGCGACGACCTGCTCCTGGAGCCGGCCGGTGCCCGACGGCCCCGAGGAACTGCTCGAGGCCGACGTCCGCTTCAACACCCACGACTTCCCGTTCACGAACCGCCCGTCCGGCGGCTGCACGCACGCGTACGACATCCGCAGCGTCGCCACGCACGAGGCCGGGCACGTCTTCGGCCTCGGCCACTCCGGCGCCGGACACGAGAACCTCACCATGTACGCGGACTCGTTCGCCTGCTCCACGGACGCCCGCACGCTCGGCAAGGGCGACGTGCTCGGCCTGCGCAGCCTCTACTGA
- a CDS encoding MarR family winged helix-turn-helix transcriptional regulator: MPKPPSLPFDPIARADELWKQRWGNTPSMAAITSIMRAHQILLAEVDAVVKPYGLTFARFEALVLLTFSKEGELTMSKIGERLQVHPTSVTNTVDRLVRSGLVARRPNPNDGRGTLAVITDKGREVVEEATRDLMAMDFGLGVYDAEECGEIFAMLRPLRVAAHDFDEE; the protein is encoded by the coding sequence GTGCCGAAACCGCCCAGTCTTCCCTTCGACCCCATCGCCCGCGCCGACGAGCTCTGGAAGCAGCGCTGGGGGAACACGCCGTCCATGGCCGCGATCACCTCGATCATGCGCGCGCACCAGATCCTGCTCGCCGAGGTCGACGCCGTGGTCAAGCCGTACGGCCTGACCTTCGCTCGCTTCGAGGCGCTGGTGCTGCTCACCTTCTCCAAGGAGGGCGAGCTGACCATGTCGAAGATCGGCGAGCGGCTCCAGGTGCACCCCACCTCGGTGACGAACACCGTCGACCGCCTGGTGAGGTCGGGCCTGGTCGCCCGGCGCCCCAACCCCAACGACGGCCGCGGCACCCTCGCCGTCATCACCGACAAGGGCCGGGAGGTCGTCGAGGAGGCCACCCGCGACCTGATGGCGATGGACTTCGGCCTCGGGGTGTACGACGCGGAGGAGTGCGGGGAGATCTTCGCGATGCTCAGGCCGCTGCGGGTCGCCGCGCACGACTTCGACGAGGAGTGA
- a CDS encoding DUF3817 domain-containing protein yields MKKSVLTRYRVLAYVTGVLLVLLCLGMIAKYGLDVDGAADFTRVVAIAHGWLYVLYLVFAFDLGSKAKWPVGKQLWVLLAGTVPTAAFFVERRISRELAGRIADEAPVAAKA; encoded by the coding sequence ATGAAGAAGAGCGTGCTGACCCGCTACCGCGTCCTGGCCTATGTCACCGGTGTGCTGCTGGTCCTGCTGTGCCTGGGCATGATCGCCAAGTACGGCCTGGACGTCGACGGGGCCGCGGACTTCACCCGCGTCGTCGCCATCGCGCACGGCTGGCTCTACGTCCTCTACCTGGTCTTCGCCTTCGACCTGGGATCCAAGGCGAAGTGGCCGGTGGGCAAGCAGCTGTGGGTGCTGCTGGCCGGCACCGTCCCGACGGCCGCCTTCTTCGTGGAGCGCAGGATCAGCCGGGAGCTGGCGGGCCGGATCGCCGACGAGGCGCCCGTGGCCGCGAAGGCCTAG
- a CDS encoding acyl-CoA mutase large subunit family protein has translation MDADAIEEGRRRWQARYDASRKREADFTTLSGDPVEPAYGPRPGDTYDGFERIGWPGEYPFTRGLYPTGYRGRTWTIRQFAGFGNAEQTNERYKMILANGGGGLSVAFDMPTLMGRDSDDRHALGEVGHCGVAIDSAADMEVLFKDIPLGDVTTSMTISGPAVPVFCMYLVAAERQGVDPGVLNGTLQTDIFKEYIAQKEWLFQPEPHLRLIGDLMEYCASGIPAYKPLSVSGYHIREAGATAAQELAYTLADGFGYVELGLSRGLDVDVFAPGLSFFFDAHVDFFEEIAKFRAARRIWARWMRDVYGARSEKAQWLRFHTQTAGVSLTAQQPYNNVVRTAVEALAAVLGGTNSLHTNALDETLALPSEQAAEIALRTQQVLMEETGVANVADPLGGSWYVEQLTDRIEADAEKIFEQIRERGLRAHPDGRHPIGPITSGILRGIEDGWFTGEIAESAFRYQQSVEKGEKRVVGVNAHTGSVTGDLEILRVSHEVEREQVRVLAERKSGRDETAVRAGLDAMLAAARDGSNMIGPMLDAVRAEATLGEICDVLREEWGVYTEPAGF, from the coding sequence ATGGACGCTGACGCCATCGAGGAGGGCCGCCGTCGCTGGCAGGCCCGGTACGACGCTTCGCGCAAGCGTGAGGCCGACTTCACCACACTCTCCGGGGATCCCGTGGAGCCGGCGTACGGGCCCCGGCCCGGTGACACGTACGACGGCTTCGAGCGGATCGGCTGGCCCGGGGAGTACCCCTTCACGCGCGGGCTGTACCCGACCGGCTACCGGGGGCGCACCTGGACCATCCGGCAGTTCGCCGGGTTCGGCAACGCCGAGCAGACCAACGAGCGCTACAAGATGATCCTCGCCAACGGCGGCGGAGGTCTGTCCGTCGCCTTCGACATGCCCACGCTGATGGGCCGCGACTCCGACGACCGGCACGCGCTGGGCGAGGTCGGGCACTGCGGGGTCGCCATCGACTCGGCCGCCGACATGGAGGTCCTGTTCAAGGACATCCCGCTGGGTGACGTCACCACCTCCATGACGATCAGCGGTCCGGCCGTCCCCGTCTTCTGCATGTACCTCGTCGCCGCCGAACGGCAGGGCGTCGACCCGGGCGTCCTCAACGGCACGCTCCAGACGGACATCTTCAAGGAGTACATCGCCCAGAAGGAATGGCTCTTCCAGCCCGAGCCGCATCTGCGCCTCATCGGCGACCTGATGGAGTACTGCGCGTCCGGCATCCCCGCCTACAAGCCGCTGTCCGTCTCCGGCTACCACATCCGCGAGGCCGGGGCGACGGCCGCGCAGGAGCTGGCGTACACGCTGGCGGACGGCTTCGGATACGTGGAACTGGGGCTCAGCCGCGGTCTCGACGTGGACGTGTTCGCGCCCGGACTGTCCTTCTTCTTCGACGCGCACGTGGACTTCTTCGAGGAGATCGCCAAGTTCCGCGCGGCGCGCAGGATCTGGGCCCGCTGGATGCGGGACGTCTACGGGGCGCGGTCCGAGAAGGCGCAGTGGCTGCGCTTCCACACCCAGACCGCCGGGGTCTCGCTGACCGCCCAGCAGCCGTACAACAACGTGGTGCGTACGGCCGTGGAGGCGCTCGCGGCGGTGCTCGGCGGGACCAACTCGCTGCACACCAACGCCCTGGACGAGACCCTCGCGCTGCCGAGCGAGCAGGCGGCGGAGATCGCGCTGCGCACCCAGCAGGTGCTGATGGAGGAGACCGGCGTCGCCAACGTCGCCGACCCGCTGGGCGGTTCCTGGTACGTCGAGCAGCTGACGGACCGGATCGAGGCCGACGCCGAGAAGATCTTCGAGCAGATCCGGGAGCGCGGGCTGCGGGCCCACCCCGACGGACGGCACCCGATCGGGCCGATCACCTCGGGGATCCTGCGCGGGATCGAGGACGGCTGGTTCACCGGGGAGATCGCGGAGTCGGCGTTCCGGTACCAGCAGTCCGTGGAGAAGGGCGAGAAGCGGGTCGTCGGCGTCAACGCGCACACCGGGTCGGTGACCGGGGACCTGGAGATCCTGCGGGTCAGCCACGAGGTCGAGCGGGAGCAGGTGCGCGTCCTCGCGGAGCGGAAGTCGGGGCGGGACGAGACGGCCGTGCGGGCCGGCCTCGACGCCATGCTGGCCGCCGCCCGTGACGGGTCCAACATGATCGGGCCGATGCTGGACGCCGTGCGGGCCGAGGCGACGCTGGGCGAGATCTGCGACGTGCTACGGGAGGAGTGGGGCGTCTACACCGAGCCCGCGGGGTTCTAG
- a CDS encoding TetR/AcrR family transcriptional regulator, whose translation MQIRTPACRTGRPRSAAADTAILAATREALVELGWSKLTLGDVATRAGVAKTTLYRRWAGKNELVVDAVAELFGELELPDRGSLAADIEGVVLQFAAILARPEAKSGLMAAVAESTRDDALRERIRASIVDPQKDLVLEGRARAQARGELPPQTDPAEAARTVDLIFDVVAGAVVHRTLVSAEPADEEWVRSFTRVLLLGLTASTGPSGDLPGEHV comes from the coding sequence ATGCAGATCCGCACCCCCGCCTGTCGCACGGGCCGTCCGCGCAGCGCCGCGGCGGACACCGCGATCCTGGCCGCGACCCGGGAGGCGCTGGTCGAGCTGGGCTGGTCCAAGCTGACGCTGGGGGATGTGGCGACGCGCGCCGGAGTCGCCAAGACGACCCTCTACCGCCGCTGGGCCGGCAAGAACGAACTGGTCGTCGACGCGGTCGCGGAACTCTTCGGTGAACTCGAACTCCCCGACCGGGGCAGCCTCGCCGCCGACATCGAGGGCGTGGTCCTCCAGTTCGCGGCGATCCTGGCCCGGCCCGAGGCCAAGAGCGGTCTGATGGCGGCCGTCGCCGAGTCCACCCGCGACGACGCCCTGCGCGAGCGCATCCGGGCCTCCATCGTCGATCCGCAGAAGGACCTGGTCCTGGAGGGCCGCGCCCGCGCCCAGGCGCGCGGTGAGCTCCCCCCGCAGACCGACCCGGCCGAGGCCGCCCGCACGGTGGACCTCATCTTCGACGTCGTGGCGGGTGCGGTGGTCCACCGCACCCTGGTCAGCGCGGAACCCGCGGACGAGGAGTGGGTCCGCAGCTTCACGCGGGTCCTGCTCCTGGGCCTGACCGCGTCCACCGGCCCGTCCGGCGACCTGCCCGGAGAACACGTCTGA
- a CDS encoding tetratricopeptide repeat protein, whose protein sequence is MQPRNMSMSGVVDLAAVKAAQEAKAKAEQTRAETARQGGAGAVSPADLVIDVDEAGFEQEVLQRSAEVPVVIDFWAEWCQPCKQLSPVLERLAVEYNGRFLLAKIDVDANQMLMQQFGVQGIPAVFAVVAGQALPLFQGAAGEAQIRQTLDQLVQVAEQRFGLTGLTVDADADAGPGAVEAAEAEPVGPHDTLLEAAVQALDAGDFGGAVQAYRNVLADDPGNSEAKLGLAQAELLQRVGGMDPQQVRKDAADKPENPEAQIAAADLDLVGGHVEDAFGRLIDTVRRTAGDDRDAVRLRLLELFEVVGPDDPRVAAARRALARALF, encoded by the coding sequence ATGCAGCCACGGAACATGTCCATGAGCGGAGTCGTCGACCTCGCCGCGGTGAAGGCGGCCCAGGAGGCCAAGGCGAAGGCGGAGCAGACGCGCGCCGAAACGGCACGGCAGGGCGGCGCGGGGGCCGTTTCCCCGGCCGATCTCGTCATCGACGTCGATGAGGCGGGCTTCGAGCAGGAGGTCCTCCAGCGGTCCGCCGAGGTGCCCGTCGTCATCGACTTCTGGGCCGAGTGGTGTCAGCCCTGCAAGCAGCTGAGCCCCGTCCTCGAGCGGCTCGCCGTCGAGTACAACGGCCGCTTCCTGCTCGCCAAGATCGACGTCGACGCCAACCAGATGCTGATGCAGCAGTTCGGGGTGCAGGGCATCCCGGCCGTCTTCGCGGTCGTCGCCGGGCAGGCACTGCCGCTCTTCCAGGGGGCCGCCGGCGAGGCCCAGATCCGGCAGACCCTCGACCAGTTGGTGCAGGTCGCCGAGCAGCGGTTCGGGCTCACCGGCCTGACCGTCGACGCCGACGCCGACGCCGGGCCGGGTGCCGTGGAGGCGGCCGAGGCCGAGCCCGTCGGACCCCACGACACGCTGCTCGAAGCCGCCGTACAGGCGCTGGACGCGGGCGACTTCGGCGGCGCCGTGCAGGCCTACCGCAACGTGCTCGCCGACGACCCGGGCAACAGCGAGGCCAAGCTCGGGCTCGCCCAGGCCGAGTTGCTCCAGCGGGTGGGCGGGATGGATCCGCAGCAGGTGCGCAAGGACGCCGCCGACAAGCCCGAGAACCCCGAGGCGCAGATCGCCGCGGCCGACCTGGACCTGGTGGGCGGTCACGTCGAGGACGCGTTCGGACGGCTCATCGACACCGTGCGGCGCACGGCCGGTGACGACCGGGACGCCGTACGGCTGCGGCTGCTCGAACTGTTCGAGGTGGTCGGACCGGACGACCCCCGGGTGGCGGCGGCCCGGCGGGCGCTGGCGCGCGCCCTGTTCTGA